In Alicyclobacillus macrosporangiidus CPP55, a single window of DNA contains:
- a CDS encoding YgaP family membrane protein gives MHIKPNLGVVDRYIRLAGGLVLLASASGQRKLSLSRYALAGLGAMKVAEGITGWCPLVQLAQATAELVQDDLEARPQQHEHRAGGKDAPHGVHRPSDREAPKAHRDRPRHELADEADHTERERRHGLERAHEKNRGIDRDEARALEEIAKEGINEAYQ, from the coding sequence GTGCACATCAAACCGAATCTCGGCGTTGTGGATCGATACATTCGCCTCGCCGGTGGCCTCGTCCTGTTGGCCAGCGCATCAGGCCAGCGAAAATTGTCTCTCTCCCGGTACGCGCTGGCGGGCCTCGGGGCGATGAAGGTGGCCGAAGGGATCACCGGTTGGTGCCCGCTCGTCCAGTTGGCGCAAGCCACTGCCGAACTCGTCCAAGATGATTTGGAGGCGCGGCCGCAGCAGCACGAACACAGGGCAGGCGGGAAGGATGCACCGCACGGTGTGCATCGTCCATCCGACCGCGAGGCGCCGAAAGCCCATCGGGACCGTCCCCGCCATGAGTTGGCCGATGAGGCGGATCATACGGAGCGCGAACGGCGACACGGGTTGGAAAGGGCGCACGAAAAGAACCGCGGGATCGATCGCGACGAAGCCAGGGCGCTTGAGGAAATCGCCAAAGAAGGAATCAACGAAGCGTACCAGTGA
- a CDS encoding IDEAL domain-containing protein, with translation MVAREELLLLKTKILPAGADAIVDFLASHHQQIEMTHIVLENVPLLIIGRHGMIARIPSGGTMHKISQPNEILEHLKQYLNKQETLYLFINLPDLPLPREVTQVLEEVIRRDARKLELRRTIDEALEKRDRELFYKASRELNALLAESYDSTNTHNRGLF, from the coding sequence ATGGTTGCAAGAGAAGAGCTGCTGTTGCTGAAAACCAAAATCCTCCCTGCCGGGGCAGATGCGATAGTGGACTTCCTGGCCTCCCACCACCAACAGATTGAGATGACGCACATCGTGCTGGAAAATGTGCCGCTGCTCATCATCGGGCGGCATGGGATGATCGCACGGATTCCGTCCGGGGGCACGATGCACAAAATCAGCCAACCGAACGAGATCCTGGAGCATCTGAAGCAGTACCTCAACAAACAGGAGACGCTGTATCTGTTCATCAACCTGCCGGACCTGCCCCTGCCGCGAGAGGTCACGCAGGTGTTGGAGGAAGTGATTCGGCGCGACGCGCGCAAGTTGGAACTGCGCCGGACCATCGACGAAGCATTGGAAAAGCGGGACCGGGAGTTGTTCTACAAGGCAAGCCGGGAACTGAATGCGCTCCTGGCGGAGTCGTATGACTCCACGAATACGCACAACCGCGGCCTGTTTTGA
- a CDS encoding SAM-dependent methyltransferase — protein sequence MTRSSHRQPAPEPEVWRALKAEGRLSFGRYMELALYGKGGFYTESVRIGGAGGDFYTAAQIPLFAAILARAAAEAWEAFGRPAAWQVVEWGGGQGEMAEAMASALGSRLPDGVHVRYTLVDVSESLVQRQRLRLEDGQRRVVFDWGQPAEELPTFAFANEVLDALPVERVRRANGNRWEQTDVVWDGHGLSLDWRPAHPDVAAFAEAHLPIPVGIEAEVCLALRPFFARVARLGRPLRALFFDYGIRSEEWASGLRPQGTVRAYRAHQVVDPLTDPGRCDITADVHWEAAMASAEAAGLRVVRLQNQGSFLMAAGAVEVLEAQITGPTTGRLEAARWTGQFKQLVLPGGMGERFQVLELEA from the coding sequence TTGACCAGGTCATCACACCGACAGCCGGCGCCTGAGCCAGAGGTGTGGCGGGCCCTCAAAGCGGAGGGCCGCCTGTCTTTCGGGCGTTACATGGAACTGGCGTTATACGGAAAGGGCGGTTTTTACACCGAATCGGTGCGGATTGGCGGCGCGGGCGGAGACTTTTACACAGCCGCCCAAATTCCGCTGTTCGCAGCGATCCTCGCGCGGGCGGCTGCCGAGGCCTGGGAAGCGTTCGGGCGTCCAGCCGCGTGGCAAGTGGTCGAGTGGGGCGGCGGCCAGGGCGAGATGGCAGAGGCCATGGCCAGCGCCCTGGGATCGCGCCTCCCCGACGGGGTACATGTGCGCTACACGCTGGTGGACGTGTCGGAATCCCTGGTCCAGCGTCAGCGCCTTCGCCTCGAGGATGGGCAGCGGCGGGTGGTGTTCGACTGGGGGCAGCCAGCGGAGGAGTTGCCCACGTTCGCGTTCGCAAACGAGGTTCTGGACGCCTTGCCCGTGGAGCGGGTCCGTCGTGCGAATGGAAATAGGTGGGAACAGACGGATGTGGTTTGGGACGGGCACGGGCTGTCTCTGGATTGGCGCCCTGCCCATCCGGACGTGGCCGCTTTCGCGGAGGCACACCTGCCGATTCCCGTGGGGATCGAGGCCGAGGTGTGCCTTGCCCTCAGGCCATTTTTCGCACGCGTAGCACGGTTGGGGCGCCCCTTGCGGGCGCTGTTCTTCGACTACGGCATTCGCTCGGAGGAGTGGGCGTCGGGCCTCCGGCCACAGGGGACCGTGCGCGCGTACCGGGCTCATCAGGTGGTCGATCCGCTGACGGACCCAGGCCGGTGCGACATCACGGCCGACGTCCACTGGGAAGCCGCGATGGCGAGCGCGGAGGCAGCCGGCCTGCGTGTGGTGCGGTTGCAGAATCAGGGGAGCTTCCTGATGGCCGCCGGGGCTGTCGAGGTCCTGGAAGCGCAGATCACGGGTCCGACCACGGGGCGTCTAGAGGCGGCCCGTTGGACGGGGCAATTCAAGCAGCTCGTCCTCCCGGGCGGGATGGGCGAACGGTTTCAGGTGTTGGAGCTCGAGGCGTGA
- a CDS encoding cysteine hydrolase family protein: protein MPKGLIVLDVQEDFLRNTLDYIAPLCQRYINQHADEYAAIILTKWVYDELQGRDTLLLSHPKAHVVEKRSYSGYTEDTKKILEAEGIDEVHIAGVDSEGAVLATMFSLVDAGYDVKILERLVTGYHGRNWEAMMIARHVIGSENVLNIGGDRVWV, encoded by the coding sequence GTGCCGAAGGGTCTGATTGTCCTGGACGTTCAGGAGGATTTTCTGCGCAACACCTTGGATTACATAGCGCCGCTGTGCCAGCGGTACATCAACCAGCATGCGGATGAGTACGCTGCCATCATCCTGACGAAGTGGGTGTACGACGAACTGCAGGGCCGGGACACCCTGCTTCTGTCCCATCCGAAGGCCCATGTTGTTGAAAAGCGGTCGTATTCCGGCTACACGGAAGACACGAAAAAGATCCTCGAGGCAGAAGGCATCGATGAAGTTCACATCGCTGGTGTAGACTCCGAAGGTGCGGTGCTCGCTACCATGTTTTCCCTGGTCGATGCCGGGTATGACGTCAAGATCCTCGAGCGTTTGGTGACCGGGTACCACGGCCGGAATTGGGAAGCCATGATGATTGCCCGTCACGTCATCGGCAGCGAAAACGTGTTGAACATTGGAGGAGACCGGGTCTGGGTGTGA
- the clpP gene encoding ATP-dependent Clp endopeptidase proteolytic subunit ClpP — protein MSLVPIVVEQTSRGERAYDIYSRLLKDRIIFLGSPIDSDVANAVIAQLLFLAAEDPDKDIQMYINSPGGSVSAGLAIYDTMQHIKPDVSTICVGLAASMGAVLLAAGAKGKRFALPNSEVMIHQPLGGARGQATDIAIHAEHIIKTRQRLNKILSERTGQPLERVERDTDRDFFMSAEQAKEYGLIDQVITPTAGA, from the coding sequence ATGAGCCTGGTGCCAATTGTCGTGGAGCAGACCAGCCGAGGGGAGCGGGCGTACGACATCTATTCGCGGTTGCTGAAAGATCGTATCATCTTTCTCGGCAGCCCCATCGATTCGGATGTGGCCAATGCGGTCATCGCCCAGCTGCTGTTTTTGGCGGCTGAAGATCCCGACAAGGACATTCAGATGTACATCAACAGCCCTGGCGGCTCGGTGTCCGCAGGACTGGCCATCTACGATACGATGCAGCACATCAAGCCGGACGTGTCCACCATCTGCGTAGGGTTGGCGGCCAGTATGGGGGCGGTGCTGTTGGCGGCCGGTGCCAAGGGAAAGCGCTTTGCGCTGCCCAACTCCGAGGTGATGATCCACCAGCCGCTCGGGGGTGCACGCGGACAGGCCACCGACATCGCCATCCATGCGGAGCACATCATCAAAACCCGCCAGCGCTTGAACAAGATCCTCAGCGAGCGCACGGGGCAGCCGTTGGAGCGCGTGGAGCGCGACACCGACCGCGACTTCTTCATGTCGGCGGAACAGGCAAAGGAGTATGGTCTGATTGACCAGGTCATCACACCGACAGCCGGCGCCTGA
- a CDS encoding DUF3055 domain-containing protein, translated as MTEGFLLYDETEQTSTRYLGYAGEHGRYDVAIVTTGHFFGKRLVISIQNGRTAILNDEDAANIPYLMQAFDIRSEDEAAEFSELLLANL; from the coding sequence ATGACGGAAGGATTTTTGCTGTACGACGAGACAGAACAGACCAGCACCCGCTACCTCGGGTACGCGGGGGAACACGGCCGATATGACGTGGCCATCGTCACCACGGGCCATTTTTTCGGCAAGCGGCTGGTGATCTCCATTCAGAACGGGCGTACCGCCATCCTGAACGATGAAGATGCTGCGAACATCCCGTACCTGATGCAGGCGTTCGACATCCGCAGCGAGGACGAGGCGGCCGAGTTCTCCGAGCTGTTGCTCGCCAACCTCTGA